Genomic DNA from Methanobrevibacter wolinii SH:
TATTATTTTTTAATAAAATTATTTTCAAAAGGAGTGTTTATTATGGAAATTAGTGCAAGAAATGGTTTAAAAGGTAAAGTTGAAAAAGTTACTTTAGGTACTGTTATGGCAAATGTTCATATTAAAGTTGAAGAGCCTGGTGTTATTACTGCAGCTATTACTCGTGAATCTGCTGAGAAATTAGGTCTTAAAGAAGGTGACGATGTATCTGCTATAATTAAAGCTACTGAAGTTATTGTTGGTAAAGAATTATAAATTTTAGTAATTTCTTTCTAAATTACTTTTCTAATAGGGCTGTAATTATTTAA
This window encodes:
- a CDS encoding TOBE domain-containing protein, translating into MEISARNGLKGKVEKVTLGTVMANVHIKVEEPGVITAAITRESAEKLGLKEGDDVSAIIKATEVIVGKEL